Proteins encoded together in one Lathyrus oleraceus cultivar Zhongwan6 chromosome 5, CAAS_Psat_ZW6_1.0, whole genome shotgun sequence window:
- the LOC127081415 gene encoding uncharacterized protein LOC127081415: protein MKNGFLTVVPPAAYARHIPHYEDQNHMYQTVDSTVAGDEVRFEDFREVKENMQLLEKKFRDLEGDHIFGSAAKEMCLVSGLVIPAKFKTPDFDKYKGHTCPKSHLIMYYRKMAAHVEDDKLMIHCFQDSLSGAPSKWYLSLDQNRIRCFQDLSDAFIKHYKYNMDMAPDKRKLQSMFQHDKESFKEYAQRWRELASQVEPPLAEKELAELFIDTVQPQFYEKMVGSASLGFSELVAIGARVEYGVRNGKLAAVAGTSNANQKKFSGGFPRKKEGETNVVTDGQGRAPPRRRPQ from the coding sequence ATGAAGAATGGTTTCCTTACTGTGGTTCCACCAGCTGCCTATGCTAGGCATATTCCTcattatgaagatcaaaaccACATGTATCAGACTGTTGACTCAACCGTTGCTGGTGACGAAGTGAGGTTTGAAGATTTCAGAGAGGTAAAGGAGAACATGCAGCTCCTTGAGAAGAAGTTTCGAGATTTAGAGGGAGATCACATCTTTGGATCTGCTGCCAAAGAAATGTGCCTTGTATCCGGGTTGGTGATTCCGGCCAAATTCAAAACTCCAGACTTCGACAAATACAAGGGGCATACTTGTCCAAAGagccatctcatcatgtattacCGAAAAATGGCTGCACACGTGGAGGACGACAAGCTGATGATCCACTGCTTTCAAGACAGCTTGAGTGGGGCTCCTTCCAAATGGTATCTAAGTCTGGATCAGAATAGGATCAGGTGTTTCCAGGACTTGTCAGACGCGTTCATAAAACattacaaatataatatggacatggcgcctgacaaAAGAAAATTGCAAAGCATGTTCCAACATGACAAGGAGtccttcaaagaatacgctcagagatggagggagctgGCTTCTCAAGTCGAACCACCTCTTGCTGAAAAAGAATTGGCTGAGTTGTTTATCGACACGGTCCAACCCCAATTCTACgagaagatggttggaagtgCTTCTTTGGGATTCTCCGAGCTTGTTGCTATAGGAGCTCGCGTTGAATATGGTGTAAGGAATGGCAAACTAGCGGCTGTAGCTGGAACTTCAAATGCCAATCAAAAGAAGTTCTCTGGAGGGTTTCctaggaagaaggaaggggaaacaaATGTTGTGACTGATGGTCAAGGAAGAGCTCCTCCAAGAAGGAGACCACAATAA